The genomic window ACTCTTTTGGTGGAGCAACATTAGTTTTATTAGGAATGATTCTATGCTTTAGTATAACAAAAAACTTGAATTTTGTTCCAGGTGGAGTATTAGCAGGAGTTTCAGGTGGAAATACAAAGTTATTTCTTGGAATTTACGTAAGTTTATTTTTAGGGTTTGGGGTCAAAGCTGCTTTAGTTCCATTTCACTCATGGTTACCAGAAGCTATGGTAGCTCCCACACCTGTAAGTGCTCTTTTACATGCGGTTGCTGTAGTTAAGTCGGGAGCTTATGCTCTAATAAGAATAAGTTATTTTATAGTTGGGGCTGATGTAATAAGAGTAACAAAAGGGCATATATACATGAGTGTATTAATTGGAGTAACTATTATAATGGGATCGTTTTTAGCACTTCATCAACAGAATTTAAAGAAAAGGTTAGCTTATTCTACTGTCAGTCAGCTAGGGTATATATTATTGGGAATTGTACTTTTAAACGAGGATGCTTTAGTGGGTGGATTACTTCATTTAATAAATCATGCTGTTATAAAAATAACTTTATTCTTTTGTGTTGGCACAATAATGTATATGACTCATAAGACTGAAATCAGTGAGATAAAGGGCATAGGGAAACAAATGCCTATTACTATGGGATGTTTTGCAATAGCAGCAATTTCTCTTATAGGAATTCCTCCGAGTAATGGGTTTGTGAGCAAGTGGTATTTGGCTTTAGGTGGACTCGTAGAAGGAAAGATATATTTTGCAGCTATACTACTTTTGAGTGCAGTTCTTACAGCATTGTATCTTTTACCTATTGTTACTGTAGCTTTTTTTAAAAAAGAAAATAACGATGTGATAGAGGTAAAGGAAGCACCTATGAAGATGTTGGTGCCTATAGTATCAATAACAGTGATAGTCGTGTTATTAGGGTTATTCCCAAATCCAGTTGTAACTTTTATACAAAAGATAGCAGCTGAGTTGATTTAAAAAGGAGGGATAAAATATGAAGAGTGAAAATTTATTATTATTTATTATACTTTTTCCTATGATAGGAGCTTTTATAGGTCTCGGATTAGGACGAATAAATGAAAAGTATAGAGATGTTTTTAATATTGTAATGACAGGTATAGTTTTTGGTGTGATAACATTTTTATATAAATTTGTACAATCAGGATCAATAGAACTGTCTGTACCATATATAATGGGAACAGGACTACATTTAAAATTAGATATGTTTAGATATATATTTGCTTGGATAACTTCTTTTGTATGGTTTTTAGTTACAATTTATTCAACACAATATTTTATAAATTATAAGAATAGAAATAGGTACTATTTTTTCTTTATACTAACATTTGCAAGTACAATAGGTTTGTTTGTATCAGAAAATATTTTAAATTTATTTACTTTTTTCGAAATAATGTCATTAACTTCTTATCCATTAATTATCCATGATGAGAGTGAGTATTCTCATGAAGCAGGGAATATTTATATAGTAATGGCAATTAGTGGGGGATTAATTCTTCTGATGGGATTGTTCCTATTGTTTGATTACACTAAAACATTGGATATAAGTCAGCTTAATGTTGCTGTTTCTAATATAGGAAATGTAAAGTATGTGATATCAGCTTTGATTATAATAGGTTTTGGAGTAAAGGCAGGAATGTTTCCTCTTCATATATGGATGCCTAAAGCTCATCCAGCTGCACCTGCACCGGCAAGTGCTATACTATCTGGAATATTAGTCAAAACAGGTATTTTTGGAATCATTATTGTTGCTAATATAATGATGGCAGGAGACATTGTTATATCTGCTATTATATTAGTTATAGGATTTTTGAATATGTTTATAGGTGGATTTTTAGCAATGTTTCAAAGAAACATTAAAAGAATTCTTGCTTATAGTAGTATGAGCCAGATGGGATATATTCTCGTTGGTATTGGACTTGTGGGAATGCTTAAAGAACATGGTGCTATAGCTATTTATGGAAGTTTATACTATGTTATCAATCATGCAATTTTCAAATCGCTTTTATTTATGATAGCTGGGCTTATATATATTGTATTACATGAATTAAGTATAAATGAAATAGGTGGATTTGGAAGAAATAAAAACAGGCTTAAAGTATTATTTTTAATAGGAATGTTTTCTATTATAGGAATGCCTGGTTTTAATGGATATACAGGAAAAACTCTTTTAC from Clostridium sp. MB40-C1 includes these protein-coding regions:
- a CDS encoding monovalent cation/H+ antiporter subunit D family protein, whose product is MNSAVILLPVFFPFVLSILIAIFKFKERERNIFASFGVIFNCIFLFFIFYYVGECSFHLFKFNDFLDIYLKIDKLSILFSILVSVLWIFTTFYSMEYMKHEGKENRFFIFFTATLGVTMGIAFSGNLITLYIFYELLTLATFPLVIHSGTKQALSSGKKYLIYSFGGATLVLLGMILCFSITKNLNFVPGGVLAGVSGGNTKLFLGIYVSLFLGFGVKAALVPFHSWLPEAMVAPTPVSALLHAVAVVKSGAYALIRISYFIVGADVIRVTKGHIYMSVLIGVTIIMGSFLALHQQNLKKRLAYSTVSQLGYILLGIVLLNEDALVGGLLHLINHAVIKITLFFCVGTIMYMTHKTEISEIKGIGKQMPITMGCFAIAAISLIGIPPSNGFVSKWYLALGGLVEGKIYFAAILLLSAVLTALYLLPIVTVAFFKKENNDVIEVKEAPMKMLVPIVSITVIVVLLGLFPNPVVTFIQKIAAELI
- a CDS encoding complex I subunit 5 family protein produces the protein MKSENLLLFIILFPMIGAFIGLGLGRINEKYRDVFNIVMTGIVFGVITFLYKFVQSGSIELSVPYIMGTGLHLKLDMFRYIFAWITSFVWFLVTIYSTQYFINYKNRNRYYFFFILTFASTIGLFVSENILNLFTFFEIMSLTSYPLIIHDESEYSHEAGNIYIVMAISGGLILLMGLFLLFDYTKTLDISQLNVAVSNIGNVKYVISALIIIGFGVKAGMFPLHIWMPKAHPAAPAPASAILSGILVKTGIFGIIIVANIMMAGDIVISAIILVIGFLNMFIGGFLAMFQRNIKRILAYSSMSQMGYILVGIGLVGMLKEHGAIAIYGSLYYVINHAIFKSLLFMIAGLIYIVLHELSINEIGGFGRNKNRLKVLFLIGMFSIIGMPGFNGYTGKTLLHVALSEAHHMYGGWWFTAAEIIFTISSAFTVAYLLKIFVAVFVEKNDPAIEQVKIKCKAIIYVPMVILSVVSIFIGIMPNKIFKLINKSIDVFPSQVYMEPHFYSASHMASAFLIILIGVGIYFLFIRTYLMKKQEEHWYYENYALNWISLEKNIYAPVGKVIFIVCSIILKIIDKGLIYSINTFNKLCKALTLREIKRGKGIKGQLKQWMETMIESSMACINTTQKNIKKLTNIDEKNVLKSNDISNKINTSTTNLRDEAYKLGEKMNSVTYSIFVFAGVLVACLLIMIV